The nucleotide sequence AGGCCGGCGAACTGCTTCAGCAGCTCAGCCGCGGGCGGCTGCTTGGTGACGAACGAGAACGTGCGGTCCTCGTAGATGGTCAGCTCGACCGGGATGACCTGGCCGGCGAACTGCTGCGTAGCCTCGTTGTACTGCCGGCAGAAGTCCATGATGTTCACCCCGTGCTGGCCGAGGGCGGTGCCCACGGGCGGCGCGGGGGTGGCCTGGCCGGCCTTGATCTGGAGCTTCACCATGGCCAGGACCTTCTTGCGGGGTCGGCGATCGCCGTCTGCCATTTCCATCCACCTCCTGCGGTCCAAGCGGCCGGTTCGGCCTCCCGCTGTCGTCGTTGCTGTTGCTCGCCTAGACCTTGGCGACCTGGTCGAAGCCGAGCTCGACCGGCGTCTCCCGGTCGAAGATGTTCACCAGGACCTTCAGCTTGCTCTGGTCCACGTTGATCTCGCTGATGGTGCCGTTGAAGTCCGCGAACGGCCCCGAGATGATCCGCACCGTGTCGCCCTCCTCGAACTCCAGGCGGAAGGACGGCTTCGCCTCGGTCTCTTGCTTCACCGCCAGGATCTTCTCGACCTCCCGGCGGGACAGCGGCGTGGGCTTGGTCCCGGTCCCCGACGACACGAACCCGGTCACGCCCGGCGTGTTCCGCACGACGTACCAGGAGTCGTTGTCGTAGATCATCTTCACCAGTAGGTAGCCCGGGAAGACCTTCCGCTGGACCACCTGCTTCTTCCCGCCCTTGATCTCCATGACGTCCTCCATGGGGATGTGGACGTCGAAGATCTTGTCCTCCATCTGCATGGAGTGGATGCGCGATTCCAGGTTGGCCTTCACCTTGTTCTCGTAGCCGGCGTAGGTGTGGACCACGTACCAGTCGCCCGGGCCGCGGAACGGGTCCCGCCGGCCGGGAACCTCCTCCTCGGCCTCCGGAGCGGGCGCAGCCTCGGACTTCCGCGTGGGCACCGGCGCAGGCTCGGGTTCCGGCTCAGGCTCGGGTTCCGGCTCAGGCTCGGGTTCGGCCACGGGCTCCACTTCCGCCTCGCCCATCACGTCCACGGCCTCCGCGCCGTCCTCGCCGGGGGTCTCCATCTCCGGCTCGGGGGTGGCGTCCGGCTCGGGAAGGGGCTCCTCTGTGGCCTCGTCCTCCACCCCGGTGGGGGCCTCCAGGACCGGCTCGGCGGGGATCTCCCCGAACGCCTCTCGCTCGTCCTCGTCCACCTCGGTGAGGGGCGGCTCCTCCGGGACGTCCAGGGCCTCGACGCCCTCGGACACGGGCTCCTCCATCGGCTCCACCTCGACCGGCGGCGACGCTTCGACAGCGGCCTCCGGATCCACTTCGGCCACCGGATCGGACTCAGCCTCGGGCTCGCGCGGCTCCTCGGAGGTGGGCACGCTCACGCCCGCCTCGGCCATCGGCGAGCCTGTCGCCGCCTCAT is from Actinomycetota bacterium and encodes:
- the rplK gene encoding 50S ribosomal protein L11; translated protein: MADGDRRPRKKVLAMVKLQIKAGQATPAPPVGTALGQHGVNIMDFCRQYNEATQQFAGQVIPVELTIYEDRTFSFVTKQPPAAELLKQFAGLESGSGEPNRNKVGTVTSDQVRQIAERKMVDLNANDVDAAMKIIAGTARSMGIEVRA
- the nusG gene encoding transcription termination/antitermination protein NusG — its product is MTEDASDEAATGSPMAEAGVSVPTSEEPREPEAESDPVAEVDPEAAVEASPPVEVEPMEEPVSEGVEALDVPEEPPLTEVDEDEREAFGEIPAEPVLEAPTGVEDEATEEPLPEPDATPEPEMETPGEDGAEAVDVMGEAEVEPVAEPEPEPEPEPEPEPEPAPVPTRKSEAAPAPEAEEEVPGRRDPFRGPGDWYVVHTYAGYENKVKANLESRIHSMQMEDKIFDVHIPMEDVMEIKGGKKQVVQRKVFPGYLLVKMIYDNDSWYVVRNTPGVTGFVSSGTGTKPTPLSRREVEKILAVKQETEAKPSFRLEFEEGDTVRIISGPFADFNGTISEINVDQSKLKVLVNIFDRETPVELGFDQVAKV